The following coding sequences are from one Leptolyngbya sp. NIES-3755 window:
- a CDS encoding transcriptional regulator, AraC family (similar to AA sequence:cyanobase_aa:PCC7424_1148) gives MQDANALPEATIVKSEWDGLTVEYGRLDATGDFDFSIPKRTLSVILAPHDRVTWSVDGTKQTTALPAGTVLLYGDREFVWHERHKSSEYVNLDIETTLLEQIATENGLSSVTGLEHRVMFQDAMLTNVAQLLRSELSQTGIASNLYVESIRNLLAVHLLRNYAPQNAQPVVQTGALDDLTVKRLKDYIEDNLAEELSIAQLAALVPMSQFHFARAFKSAIGEPPHRYVLSRRIDRAKVLLSATRLSIAEVAYQVGFSNQSHFIAQFRKALGMTPKQFRD, from the coding sequence ATGCAAGACGCGAACGCCTTACCAGAAGCGACTATCGTAAAATCTGAATGGGATGGATTGACTGTCGAATATGGTCGATTGGATGCGACGGGCGACTTTGATTTTTCTATTCCAAAGCGGACGCTGAGTGTGATTTTGGCTCCGCATGATCGCGTTACTTGGTCAGTCGATGGCACAAAGCAAACCACTGCTTTGCCCGCTGGAACTGTTTTGCTGTATGGCGATCGCGAATTCGTCTGGCACGAGCGCCACAAATCGAGCGAATATGTCAACCTGGATATAGAAACAACTCTATTGGAACAAATTGCAACCGAGAATGGATTGTCGAGCGTCACAGGATTAGAGCATCGAGTGATGTTTCAGGATGCGATGCTGACGAATGTAGCTCAGTTGCTTCGGTCTGAACTCAGTCAAACTGGAATTGCTAGCAATCTTTACGTTGAGTCAATCCGAAATCTATTAGCGGTTCATCTGCTACGGAACTATGCGCCTCAAAATGCCCAACCCGTTGTTCAAACCGGAGCACTGGACGATTTGACAGTCAAACGATTGAAGGATTACATCGAGGACAATTTAGCAGAAGAATTGTCGATCGCACAGTTAGCCGCATTAGTCCCAATGAGTCAGTTCCACTTTGCACGAGCATTCAAAAGCGCGATCGGAGAACCGCCGCATCGCTATGTTTTGAGTCGCCGCATCGATCGAGCTAAAGTTCTGCTGTCTGCTACTCGATTGTCGATCGCTGAAGTTGCCTATCAAGTGGGTTTCTCGAATCAGAGTCATTTTATTGCCCAGTTCCGAAAGGCTCTGGGCATGACCCCGAAGCAGTTTCGCGATTGA
- a CDS encoding hydrophobe/amphiphile efflux-1 (HAE1) family protein (similar to AA sequence:cyanobase_aa:Npun_R2033): MMCMPTSLMLIGLASKNAILIVKFANQALEHQGVSVTQAALTAARERFRPIVMTSSASLINQPSTAEGVGVPPPAIAGVEPFHQRLKRF, encoded by the coding sequence ATGATGTGTATGCCAACGTCGCTGATGCTGATCGGACTTGCGAGTAAAAACGCGATTCTGATTGTGAAGTTTGCCAATCAAGCTCTAGAACATCAAGGCGTGTCGGTAACACAAGCAGCCCTCACAGCGGCACGAGAACGATTTCGTCCGATCGTCATGACTTCGAGTGCTTCTCTGATCAACCAGCCATCAACTGCTGAAGGCGTTGGGGTTCCTCCCCCAGCCATTGCGGGTGTTGAGCCGTTCCATCAAAGATTGAAGAGGTTTTGA
- a CDS encoding transporter, hydrophobe/amphiphile efflux-1 (HAE1) family (similar to AA sequence:cyanobase_aa:Cyan7425_4992), whose product MVFLTLAAQYESYVDPFIILLTVPLALLGALGALALRELNNDVYANVADADRTCE is encoded by the coding sequence ATGGTGTTTTTGACTCTAGCAGCACAGTATGAAAGCTACGTTGATCCCTTCATTATTCTGCTAACAGTTCCTTTAGCATTGTTAGGAGCATTGGGAGCGCTCGCACTGCGAGAATTAAACAATGATGTGTATGCCAACGTCGCTGATGCTGATCGGACTTGCGAGTAA
- a CDS encoding hypothetical protein (similar to AA sequence:cyanobase_aa:AM1_1331) has product MKLSRRNLVWLGGASTTGFLAALFTAQSQSNAQGNSNTMTDQAAIINAVNGIAIFADLRDWKRCRQSFTNEVEFDYTAMTGGKPTTIAADQQMQQWSQFFNSTFKNTQHIIGSHVVTVNGNTATCVSNFQAHHTYLDEKKGTWILSGVYNHDLVREGNAWKVDENVDRLGNRQSPWLIQASNSTKLRNAEYEFNTIWL; this is encoded by the coding sequence ATGAAACTATCTCGTCGCAATCTAGTCTGGCTCGGTGGTGCAAGCACAACAGGTTTTTTAGCTGCCCTGTTCACCGCTCAATCTCAATCTAATGCACAGGGAAACTCGAACACGATGACGGATCAAGCTGCCATTATCAATGCAGTGAATGGAATCGCCATCTTTGCGGATTTGCGCGACTGGAAACGGTGTCGTCAAAGTTTTACGAATGAAGTGGAGTTCGACTACACAGCGATGACAGGCGGAAAGCCAACGACGATCGCAGCCGATCAGCAAATGCAGCAATGGTCACAGTTCTTCAACAGCACGTTCAAGAATACACAGCATATTATCGGTAGTCATGTGGTCACGGTCAACGGCAACACAGCAACCTGTGTCTCGAACTTCCAAGCGCATCATACATATCTAGATGAGAAGAAAGGAACTTGGATTTTGAGTGGCGTTTACAATCACGATCTCGTTCGCGAAGGTAATGCCTGGAAGGTCGATGAGAATGTCGATCGCTTGGGAAACAGGCAATCGCCCTGGCTAATTCAAGCTTCTAATTCAACGAAACTAAGGAATGCAGAGTATGAGTTCAACACAATTTGGTTGTAG
- a CDS encoding aldo/keto reductase (similar to AA sequence:cyanobase_aa:Cyan7425_0446): MLYRELGRTGERVSAIGLGGWHLSLPHVDESLAIRIVHTAIDRGITFMDNCWDYNDGMSEIRMGKALREGDRDKVFLMTKIDGRSKTEAAQQLNESLQRLQVDHVDLVQFHEIIRFEDPHRIFDPEGALTAVLEAKQAGKVRYIGFTGHKDPAIHLHMLEVADQHDFQFDTAQMPLNVMDAHYRSFAKLVVPELVKRNIGILGMKSLANGILLRSNTVTPIECLHYALNLPTSVVITGVDSLEILDQAFEAVRTFQPMTDEQVQALLEKTAQSGARGEFEPFKTSSIFDGTAQHPQWLGEEPQRLQQLMAG; the protein is encoded by the coding sequence ATGCTCTATCGCGAACTAGGTCGCACTGGAGAAAGGGTGTCTGCGATCGGACTCGGCGGGTGGCATCTCAGCTTACCCCATGTGGATGAATCTCTGGCGATCCGGATTGTTCATACTGCCATCGATCGCGGCATTACTTTTATGGACAATTGCTGGGATTACAACGATGGAATGAGTGAGATTCGCATGGGCAAGGCACTGCGGGAAGGCGATCGAGACAAAGTATTTCTCATGACCAAGATTGATGGTCGATCCAAAACTGAAGCCGCCCAGCAACTCAATGAATCGCTTCAACGCTTGCAAGTCGATCACGTTGATCTGGTGCAATTTCATGAAATTATTCGATTTGAAGACCCCCATCGCATTTTTGACCCAGAAGGCGCGCTCACTGCTGTTCTAGAAGCTAAACAAGCGGGGAAGGTTCGCTACATTGGCTTCACTGGACATAAAGACCCTGCAATTCATCTGCACATGCTAGAAGTCGCAGATCAGCACGATTTTCAGTTTGATACAGCCCAGATGCCACTGAATGTAATGGATGCCCACTATCGCAGTTTTGCCAAGCTCGTTGTACCCGAACTGGTCAAGCGCAACATTGGCATTTTGGGGATGAAGAGTTTAGCAAATGGAATTCTGCTACGATCGAACACTGTGACCCCGATCGAATGCCTCCACTATGCTTTGAATCTACCAACTTCGGTGGTGATTACTGGGGTAGACAGTTTAGAGATTCTGGATCAAGCGTTTGAAGCAGTCCGAACTTTTCAGCCGATGACCGATGAGCAGGTGCAAGCGTTGTTAGAAAAAACGGCACAATCTGGGGCGCGGGGCGAGTTTGAACCGTTCAAAACCTCTTCAATCTTTGATGGAACGGCTCAACACCCGCAATGGCTGGGGGAGGAACCCCAACGCCTTCAGCAGTTGATGGCTGGTTGA
- a CDS encoding putative 2-keto-3-deoxygluconate dehydrogenase (ab initio prediction:Prodigal:2.6;~similar to AA sequence:cyanobase_aa:RPA4657) — protein sequence MDLRLAGKRVLVTGSSAGTGAEIAMSLAQEEAYVIVHGRDQDRTEAIAQQPRERSSANQLLTGKVAFITGAARGIGRAIAELFAANGANIAMLDIADPSRLNSTKGYRVANMTEFNQAVAAVKRYGTKVVQIQVDVRDLVARQAAAERTNRELGGIDIVVANAGYCAWHSFEEGTPQQWNDVYDVNVHGVFNTAKVAIPFLKQRSGGRIINLASVGGRAGFAGNGAYTSSKWAVIGMTKQAAQELGKYNIAVNANTS from the coding sequence ATGGATTTGCGACTAGCAGGTAAGCGTGTGCTAGTCACGGGATCTAGCGCTGGAACTGGGGCGGAGATTGCAATGTCTCTGGCACAGGAAGAAGCCTATGTGATTGTTCATGGTCGAGATCAAGACCGAACAGAAGCGATCGCCCAACAGCCAAGAGAGCGTTCTTCTGCAAATCAACTGCTGACGGGCAAAGTTGCATTTATCACAGGAGCAGCGCGTGGGATTGGACGCGCAATTGCTGAACTCTTCGCAGCAAATGGAGCGAACATTGCGATGCTTGATATCGCTGACCCTAGCCGATTAAACTCCACCAAAGGCTATCGCGTGGCAAATATGACAGAGTTCAATCAAGCAGTTGCAGCGGTGAAACGCTACGGGACAAAGGTTGTGCAAATTCAAGTGGATGTTCGAGACTTAGTTGCGAGGCAGGCTGCTGCTGAACGCACGAATCGAGAACTCGGCGGAATTGATATTGTGGTTGCCAATGCTGGCTATTGTGCTTGGCATAGCTTTGAAGAGGGAACGCCCCAACAGTGGAATGATGTCTACGATGTCAATGTTCACGGGGTCTTCAACACAGCAAAGGTCGCCATTCCATTTCTCAAACAGCGCAGTGGTGGACGCATCATCAATCTAGCATCCGTTGGCGGCAGAGCAGGATTTGCCGGGAATGGAGCGTATACTTCCTCGAAATGGGCTGTGATTGGCATGACCAAGCAGGCGGCTCAAGAACTGGGAAAATACAACATTGCTGTGAATGCGAACACTTCGTGA
- a CDS encoding hypothetical protein (similar to AA sequence:cyanobase_aa:AM1_5843), with protein MDAVDANRIAGLGICASAGYMTSVAAEDDRLKALVTVAPWLHNSQIVNTVYGGEAAVQKLIAKGKAAEAKFQQTGQVVSVPATSRTDKNSPMFGEVDYYQNPKRGAIPQWDNRFAVASWAEWLTFNPLPEAKNIQIPTLFIHSEKAAIPDGAKQFFAAIPSQNKQFEWLEGRTQFDFYDQPQTVDRAVALTVNKLIPN; from the coding sequence GTGGATGCGGTGGATGCGAATCGCATTGCAGGATTAGGGATTTGTGCGAGTGCAGGCTACATGACTTCGGTTGCAGCGGAAGACGATCGCCTCAAAGCATTGGTGACGGTTGCACCCTGGTTACATAATTCTCAGATCGTGAACACAGTTTATGGAGGAGAAGCGGCAGTACAAAAGCTAATTGCGAAAGGCAAAGCAGCAGAAGCAAAATTCCAGCAAACAGGTCAGGTTGTGTCTGTGCCAGCAACGAGCAGAACTGATAAGAACTCACCAATGTTTGGAGAGGTTGACTACTATCAAAACCCTAAGCGTGGTGCAATTCCACAATGGGACAATCGTTTTGCCGTTGCATCCTGGGCAGAATGGCTCACCTTTAACCCACTGCCTGAAGCGAAGAACATTCAGATCCCGACTCTGTTCATCCACAGCGAAAAAGCTGCAATTCCCGATGGTGCGAAACAGTTCTTTGCGGCAATTCCGAGCCAGAATAAGCAGTTTGAATGGTTAGAAGGTCGCACACAGTTCGATTTCTATGACCAACCTCAGACGGTCGATCGTGCCGTTGCGCTTACGGTGAACAAGCTGATACCAAATTGA